The genomic region CGCGTAGGACTGCCCGGCCGTGGCCATGAGGTCATTGGCGTAGACGATTGCCGTGGGCCGGTCGGCCCGGCGGAGCAGTTCGGCGGTGGCGGCCGCCCCGCCCGCGGCGGTGAAGTCGGCGCCGGCAAAATGGTCCGCGGGAAGACCGGCGGCGGCCAGTGCATCCTCCCAGGCCTTGCGGCGGCCCTGGCCGTGGATGTATTCCTGCCCTCCGCCCACATGGGCGATCCGGCGGTGCCCGAGGCCCACCAGATGTTCCACCGCCGCCACGATGCCTGCCGATTCGTCCACGGAGACGGCCGGGAACGGCGAACTGGCGTCCGGGCGGTTCAGCGTGACGGCAGGCAGCTTGAGCTCAAGCAGGAGCGGGATGCGGGAGTCCTTGTGCCGGACGTCGGTGAGGATCACGCCGTCGACCCTGCCGTTGTCCACCAGTTTGCGGTAGCAGCGTTCCTCGGCGCCCGGCGCCGTGGCGACGCTCAGGACCAGGGTGTAATCGTGCTCCGCGAGCGCCGTCTCGATCCCGGCAATGAAGGCCGGAAAGAAGGGGTCGGTTCCCAACAGGGAGGGGTCCCGGGCCACCACGAGGCCCAGGGCGTAGGCCTTCGCGGAGGACAGCCCCTTCGCCCGCAGGCTCGGCTTCCAGCCGAGGTCCTTGGCCACCCTGAGGATGCGCTCCCGGGTGTCCGGGCTGACGCCGGGCTGGCCGTTGAGGGCGTAGGACACGGCACCCTTGCTGACGCCGGCCGCGTGGGCGACGTCGCTGATGGTAACTGCCATGGAGCCGTTCCCTTCGGGTCTGGTTCGCTGGCAGCATGCTGCACTGAACCGGTTAAGTGATGGGTATTACTAAACCGGTTCAGTTGGTCTTTGTCAAGGATCGGGACCCGGCATCCTGTCAGGCCGTCGCCTTCCAGGTGCCGCGGCGGGACGTCCCGGGTGCCGCCGCGGCGCCAGATTAGCAGTTGGCCGGCTTGTACTCGTAGGCTCCCGCATCGGCCGCGCCGCCGCCCTGGCAGTCCCCGTTTTGGGTGGCCTGCCGGCCGTCCAGATCCATGGGGAACGGGCTCGACCCTGCACGGTCGATGGCCGGGCTCGTGCCGGAAAGATGGAGGTCGGCCGGTGCATTCACAAACCCGGCCGGCTCGGTGGTGGACGTGGGGCTGGGAACAATGTTGGTGGGGCCGTTGAGGACATTTTGTTCCTCCGTCCAGCCGGCACCGTCCATCCACAGCGAGTTGCGCGCCGCCACGAGGATGTTCCCCCTGATGACGGTGGAGGCCGGGCATGAGGCGTGGCAGACGACGGCCTGCGAGTCCGGGCCGTCGAGCCACACGGTGTTGTATTCGAACGTGGTGCCGTTGGTCGGGCCGAAGGACGACGTTCCGCCGCGCGCAATCAGCCCCATGGCCTGGGAACAGCCTGGGTAGCACGTGGACCGGACGAGGTTGTAGCTGTACGTGTTGCCGTCGGCGGTGCCGTCGCCTCCACGCCCCAATTCGGAGAAGACGTTGTTATCCACCGCAACATTGTGGTGGATCCTGTTCCGGCTGCCGTTGAAGATTTCAATCGCGCTGCCGTCGTGGCCGAAATCGTAGGACAACGCAGTGGAACCGGTGATGGTGTTGCCGGAGAACTCGTTATCGCTGCCGTTGATGAGGAAGCCAAAGGCGCCCGAATCGTCACTGCACTGCACGGCCGCCGCCGTACCGCACTCCGATCCCGGGGTGTTGACGTTCATGATGTTGTTGTCGACGAGCGTGTTGTTGGCATAGTTGCCAAAGTCGGAGCCATCACTCACCTTGATGCCTGCGGCGTTGTTCCTCGCGGCGGAGTTCCGCACGGACCCGTGGTCGCCGTAAACGCTGAAACCCGCATAACCGCACGATTCCGCCTGCAAGCCGTCGACGGCGATGAAGTCACCGTCCAACCTGACGCACGTGCCGGCCAGCCCCCCCGTGACCATGGGCAGCTCGCCGCTCCCGTAGGCGTTCAGGGTGATCTTCAGCCGGCCGGTGCCGCTCCGGCTGATGTCCAGCCCGCCGGAGAAGACGTCCCCTCGGCGAAAACTGACAGAGTCCCCGGGCTGCAGCGCAGCGGCGTTGACTTTATCGAGGGTCTGCCAGGCGGATTGGGGTGAAGTCCCGTCATTGGCGTCACTGCCGTCCGCGCTCACGTAATAGGCGATTCCCGCAGCCGTCGCCGGCACGGATCCGCCACCCAGCAGGCCGCCCAGGAACAGCAGGACGATCAGCGTGGCGGCGGCTGTGGACTTGATCTTCATGGGTGCACCTGGGTTTTCGCCATGTATCCGCGGATCCGGGCGCCACCACCTGCCGGCGGACCACGTCGGCACCCTGAGGGGCTTAACGCTAAGAGCGCAGCGGCACTTAGTCAATGAACCGATCCGGCAGGGGAGGCGGCTCCCGCCGCAGCGGCCGCTTGAACCGCAATGTTCTTTTTTGCTACTTGACGTTCCTTATTGTGCGATTATGATATCTAATTATGTGAGCTGCTTCACGCCACCCGCGTTATTTCAAAGGAGAAATTATGACCATGCATGAAGACGCACTGCTCCGGGCCTCCAGCCAAGGCGGGTGGGACCGGAGGACGCTGCTGAAAACATTCGGCGCCGGAGCAGTCGCGATGGCCGGTATTCCCCTGCTTTCGGCCTGCACGGGCGGCAGTGCACCTGCCAGCAGCGGCGCCAACACGGCCACCTTCGGTTCCGGATCCTCGGACGAGGTCCCCAAGGCTGCCTACAAGGCGGTGACCGACGCCTTCGAGAAGAAGTCCGGCATCAAGATCACCACCAATGTTGTGGCGCACAATGACTTCCAGAACAAGATCAACACCTACCTCCAGGGCAGCCCGGACGATGCTTTCACCTGGTTCGCCGGCTACCGCATGCAGTACTACGCCGGCAAGGGATTGCTCGCCCCGATCGACGACGTCTGGGAAAAGGTCGGCGGAAACTACTCCGACGCACTGAAGAAGGCGTCGACGGGCGCCGACGGCAAGATGTACCTGATCCCGAACTACAACTACCCCTGGGGCTTCTTCTACCGGAAGAGCCTGTGGACGGAGAAGGGCTACGCCGTCCCCACGACGTTCGATGAGCTGAAGGCGCTCTGTGCCAAGATGAAGGGCGACGGACTGATCCCGATTGAGTTCGCGGATAAGGACGGCTGGCCCGCCATGGGCACGTTCGACTACCTGAACATGCGCCTGAACGGCTACCAGTTCCACATGGACCTCACCGCGCACCGCGAAAGCTGGGACCAGAAGAAGGTCAGCGACGTCTTCGACACCTGGAAGGTGCTGCTGCCGTACCAGAACCCGAACGCCCTCGGCATGACCTGGCAGGACTCCGCGAAATCCCTCGCGGACAAGAAGTCGGGCATGTACCTGCTCGGCTCCTTCCTCACCCAGCAGTACACGGACAAGGCGATCGCCGACGACATCGATTTCTTCCCGTTCCCGGAGATCGCGATGGAAGGCCGGGACGCGATCGAGGCACCCATCGACGGCCTCTTGCTCTCCAAGAAGGGCGGCCAGAACCAAGCCGCCCGGGACTTCCTGGCCTACGTCGGAACCCCGGAAGGGCAGGATGTGTACGCTTCGGTGGACTCGTCCAACATCGCCACCGCCAAGGGCGCGGACACCTCGAAGTTCACGCCGCTGAACAAGAAACTGGCCGAGGCCATCAGCGGCGCCAAGAACATCAGCCAGTTCTTCGACCGTGACGCCCTGCCCGCCATGGCCAACAACGTGATGATCCCGGCCCTGCAGACCTTCATCAAGGACGGCACCGTTGATGTGAAGAACCTGGAAGCCCAGGCCAAGTCCCTGTACGCCGCCCAGTAGCGGCGCGTCCCCGCCCGCATTTACGACCGCATTTCCCCGGCACTTCCGCAGGCATTTCCCAAAAGCATTTCCCCAAGGCATTTCCCAAGGCAAGGAATCTCCATGAGTGTCTCTACCAATCCGTCGTCGCGGGGGCGCAGAGCAGTTGCCGCACCCGCGCGGCGGGTTCGGCGGCTGTCCCGCCGCGACAAAGTGGTGCTCGGCATGATGGTGGGCATCCCCACACTGATCCAGCTCGTCCTGGTCTGGATCCCCACCCTCATGTCGGTCGGCCTGTCCTTCACCCGTTGGAACGGGCTGGAGCTGACCGACATCAAGCCCGCCGGCGTCGAGAACTACTTGTTCGTCGCCCAGGACTACCCGCCGTTTTGGCCCGCCGTGCAGCACAACGTGCTGTGGCTGGTGTTCCTGGCCCTCGTCGCCACGCCGCTGGGGCTGCTGCTGGCCGTGCTCCTGGACCAAAACATCCGCGGCACCAGGATCTATCAGAGCATCTTCTTCGCCCCGGTCATGCTCTCCCTGGCCCTGATCGGGATCATTTGGCAGCTGTTCTACAACCGTGACAGCGGCCTCCTGAACTTCCTCCTCGGCACGGCGGGCACGCCCCAGGCCGTGGACTGGTTCGGGGATTCCAGCGTCAACATCTGGGCAGCCCTGTTCGCCGCCACGTGGCGGCATGCCGGCTACGTCATGATCCTTTACTTGGCCGGGCTCAAGGGAGTGGACCCGACGCTGCGTGAAGCCGCCCAGATTGACGGTGCCAACGCGGTCCAGACCTTCTTCCGGGTGATCTTCCCGGCCATGCGCCCGGTCAATGTCATCATCATCGTCATCACCGTCATCGAATCCCTCCGGGCGTTCGACATCGTCTACGTCATCAACCGCGGCACCAACGGCCTGGAACTCATCAGCGCCCTGGTCATCCAGAACCTGGTGGGCGAGGGGCAGGTGATCGGCATCGGATCGGCCCTGGCCGTCATCCTGCTCGTCATCTCGCTGATCCCCATCACCTTCTACCTGTCCCGCGCGTTCGGAAAGGACAAAGAGGCATGAGCATCGCCCATCCAACCGATGCCGCCGCAGCGGGCACCCCGGCGGACGCCGGCCGGCCCAGCTCCGGCGCGGGCAGGACCGGTCCCAAGCCCGGCCGGCCGGCCAACAACAAACAGGGCAAGCGGCACTACGGCACCCATGTTTTCCTGATCGTCATGGCGGCGATCTGGCTGGTGCCCCTGGGCTGGGCCATTTTCACGGCCCTGCGGCCCAAAGCGGACACGGACAAGTACGGCTACTTCAGCACGGGGGGCGCCTTCAACTTCGACAACTTCACCCAGGCCTGGACGCAGGGCGGCTTTGCCCAGCTGTTTTGGAACTCCGTGCTCATCACGGTCCCGTCCGTGTTCCTGATCCTTTTCTTCGCCTCCATGATGGCGTTCGCCGTCAGCCGGGTGAGCTGGAAGTTCAATATCACGCTGCTGATCATGTTCACCGCCGGAAACCTGCTGCCCCCGCAGGTGCTCGC from Arthrobacter sp. NicSoilB8 harbors:
- a CDS encoding LacI family DNA-binding transcriptional regulator encodes the protein MAVTISDVAHAAGVSKGAVSYALNGQPGVSPDTRERILRVAKDLGWKPSLRAKGLSSAKAYALGLVVARDPSLLGTDPFFPAFIAGIETALAEHDYTLVLSVATAPGAEERCYRKLVDNGRVDGVILTDVRHKDSRIPLLLELKLPAVTLNRPDASSPFPAVSVDESAGIVAAVEHLVGLGHRRIAHVGGGQEYIHGQGRRKAWEDALAAAGLPADHFAGADFTAAGGAAATAELLRRADRPTAIVYANDLMATAGQSYAQSLGLSVPGDLSVVGYDNAEFTQYLNPPLTTLATDPMLWGRVAAQVLLNQLAGAHGGEDTVLPAPRLVVRASTGPAPA
- a CDS encoding ABC transporter substrate-binding protein, translated to MTMHEDALLRASSQGGWDRRTLLKTFGAGAVAMAGIPLLSACTGGSAPASSGANTATFGSGSSDEVPKAAYKAVTDAFEKKSGIKITTNVVAHNDFQNKINTYLQGSPDDAFTWFAGYRMQYYAGKGLLAPIDDVWEKVGGNYSDALKKASTGADGKMYLIPNYNYPWGFFYRKSLWTEKGYAVPTTFDELKALCAKMKGDGLIPIEFADKDGWPAMGTFDYLNMRLNGYQFHMDLTAHRESWDQKKVSDVFDTWKVLLPYQNPNALGMTWQDSAKSLADKKSGMYLLGSFLTQQYTDKAIADDIDFFPFPEIAMEGRDAIEAPIDGLLLSKKGGQNQAARDFLAYVGTPEGQDVYASVDSSNIATAKGADTSKFTPLNKKLAEAISGAKNISQFFDRDALPAMANNVMIPALQTFIKDGTVDVKNLEAQAKSLYAAQ
- a CDS encoding sugar ABC transporter permease, coding for MSVSTNPSSRGRRAVAAPARRVRRLSRRDKVVLGMMVGIPTLIQLVLVWIPTLMSVGLSFTRWNGLELTDIKPAGVENYLFVAQDYPPFWPAVQHNVLWLVFLALVATPLGLLLAVLLDQNIRGTRIYQSIFFAPVMLSLALIGIIWQLFYNRDSGLLNFLLGTAGTPQAVDWFGDSSVNIWAALFAATWRHAGYVMILYLAGLKGVDPTLREAAQIDGANAVQTFFRVIFPAMRPVNVIIIVITVIESLRAFDIVYVINRGTNGLELISALVIQNLVGEGQVIGIGSALAVILLVISLIPITFYLSRAFGKDKEA